One Leifsonia shinshuensis DNA window includes the following coding sequences:
- a CDS encoding kynureninase: MTDIPDDLFAYDPLDDEAAAADADTLAGDALGAARDLDAADPLAHFRERFVGVAPADGAPDLGTASPVAAYFDGNSLGRPTLASVERIHRFLVDGWGGRLIRGWDEEWMELPFRIGDALGATALGSAAGQTFIGDSTTVLLYKLARAAVDSLPERSEIVLDTDNFPTDRYVLDGIARERGLSLVWIEADTEAGVTPEQVAAAVGPRTALVVLSHVAYRSGFLADARTITRIVHDAGALVLWDLCHSAGSVPVELDAWDVDLAVGCTYKYLNGGPGSPAFGYVNERLQRRLVQPIQGWMGVRDVFLMGPEYQPADGVRRFISGTPPIVGMLALQDTVAMIAECGIDAVRAKSVALTTFAVRLADTWLTPLGVTLASPRDPAQRGGHVTLNHPAMREVTARLWERDVIPDYRDPDGLRIGLSPLSTSFEEVAVGMAAVRDVLGQLITE; the protein is encoded by the coding sequence ATGACCGACATCCCCGACGACCTGTTCGCCTACGACCCGCTCGACGACGAGGCCGCGGCGGCCGACGCCGACACCCTCGCCGGCGACGCGCTCGGCGCCGCGCGCGACCTCGACGCGGCCGACCCGCTCGCGCACTTCCGCGAGCGCTTCGTCGGCGTCGCCCCCGCCGACGGCGCCCCCGACCTCGGCACCGCCTCCCCGGTCGCCGCGTACTTCGACGGCAACTCGCTCGGGCGCCCCACGCTCGCGAGTGTCGAGCGGATCCACCGGTTCCTCGTGGACGGCTGGGGCGGCCGGCTCATCCGCGGCTGGGACGAGGAGTGGATGGAGCTGCCGTTCCGCATCGGCGACGCCCTCGGCGCGACGGCGCTCGGGTCCGCGGCGGGTCAGACGTTCATCGGCGACTCCACCACCGTGCTGCTCTACAAGCTCGCCCGCGCCGCCGTGGATTCCCTCCCCGAGCGCAGCGAGATCGTGCTCGACACCGACAACTTCCCGACCGACCGCTACGTGCTCGACGGGATCGCGCGGGAGCGCGGGCTCTCGCTGGTCTGGATCGAGGCGGACACCGAGGCCGGCGTGACGCCCGAGCAGGTCGCGGCGGCGGTCGGGCCGCGCACCGCGCTCGTCGTGCTGAGCCACGTCGCCTACCGCTCCGGCTTCCTCGCCGACGCCCGCACCATCACGCGGATCGTCCATGACGCGGGCGCGCTCGTGCTCTGGGACCTCTGCCACTCCGCCGGCTCCGTACCGGTCGAGCTCGACGCGTGGGACGTGGACCTCGCCGTCGGCTGCACCTACAAGTATCTGAACGGCGGGCCAGGCTCGCCCGCGTTCGGCTACGTGAACGAGCGTCTGCAGCGCCGGCTCGTGCAGCCGATCCAGGGCTGGATGGGCGTGCGCGACGTCTTCCTGATGGGGCCCGAGTACCAGCCCGCCGACGGCGTCCGCCGCTTCATCTCCGGGACTCCCCCGATCGTCGGGATGCTCGCCCTCCAGGACACGGTCGCGATGATCGCGGAGTGCGGGATCGACGCGGTGCGTGCGAAGTCCGTCGCGCTCACGACGTTCGCGGTGCGGCTCGCCGACACCTGGCTGACGCCGCTCGGGGTGACGCTGGCGAGCCCGCGCGACCCTGCGCAGCGCGGCGGCCACGTCACGCTGAACCACCCGGCGATGCGGGAGGTCACGGCGCGGCTGTGGGAGCGCGACGTGATCCCCGACTACCGCGACCCGGACGGCCTCCGCATCGGACTGTCGCCGCTGAGCACGAGCTTCGAGGAGGTCGCGGTGGGGATGGCGGCCGTGCGGGATGTGCTGGGGCAGCTGATCACGGAATGA
- a CDS encoding amidohydrolase family protein, producing MSDPLAPNRTIQVDAVWTGDGFDGPTLFTVDGDQLTLADAVPNPVTDAPAPADSTGPLLPASPRLPNSPLRPTSPLLGGTLIPSLIDHHTHLGLTDPGALFAGGITHAVDLGWIPEVATSWRADLPGRPAVAIAGALITAPGGYPVASGWAPEGAAAEVGGPREARQAVRKQVMLGASRIKVALNSDAGETVDNSTLAAIVEESHAAGLPVVAHVQGPGQTARAVKAGVDQLAHTPFTERLDDVLIAESAQRGMTWISTLDIHGWGVPTGQYRTAVDNLRRFVAAGGRVLYGTDLGNGDLPVGVNARELAALQEAGLTGAALVRTIAGRAAEPLGETATATDENRLGPRVAWIPTPPPADDRDLPAWLATVRGVRVPDLANITTTSTASRPPGQDTP from the coding sequence GTGAGCGACCCGCTCGCGCCGAACCGGACCATCCAGGTGGACGCGGTCTGGACCGGCGACGGCTTCGACGGGCCGACGCTCTTCACCGTCGACGGTGATCAGCTCACGCTCGCGGACGCCGTCCCGAACCCCGTCACGGACGCACCCGCGCCGGCCGACTCCACCGGCCCGCTCCTCCCCGCCAGCCCGCGCCTGCCCAACAGCCCGCTCCGCCCCACCAGCCCGCTCCTCGGCGGCACCCTCATCCCATCGCTCATCGACCACCACACGCACCTCGGCCTCACCGACCCGGGCGCACTCTTCGCCGGCGGCATCACGCACGCGGTCGACCTCGGCTGGATCCCGGAGGTCGCGACCTCCTGGCGGGCCGACCTCCCTGGCCGGCCGGCGGTCGCGATCGCGGGCGCGCTGATCACCGCCCCGGGCGGCTACCCGGTGGCGTCCGGCTGGGCGCCGGAGGGCGCTGCGGCCGAGGTGGGCGGCCCGCGCGAGGCCAGGCAGGCGGTGCGGAAACAGGTCATGCTGGGAGCCTCCCGCATCAAGGTGGCCCTCAACAGCGACGCCGGCGAAACCGTGGACAACTCGACTCTCGCCGCGATTGTGGAGGAATCCCACGCGGCCGGGCTGCCGGTCGTCGCGCACGTCCAGGGGCCGGGGCAGACCGCCCGCGCGGTGAAGGCCGGCGTCGACCAGCTCGCGCACACGCCGTTCACCGAGCGACTGGACGACGTGCTCATCGCAGAGTCCGCCCAGCGCGGGATGACGTGGATCAGCACGCTCGACATCCACGGCTGGGGTGTCCCGACCGGGCAGTACCGCACCGCCGTCGACAACCTCCGCCGGTTCGTCGCCGCAGGCGGGCGCGTGCTCTACGGCACCGACCTCGGTAACGGCGACCTCCCCGTTGGCGTGAACGCACGGGAGCTCGCGGCGCTGCAGGAGGCCGGGCTGACGGGTGCCGCGCTCGTGCGCACGATCGCAGGCCGCGCGGCAGAGCCGTTGGGCGAGACCGCGACCGCGACCGACGAAAACCGCCTCGGCCCCCGCGTCGCCTGGATCCCCACCCCACCTCCCGCCGACGACCGCGACCTCCCCGCCTGGCTCGCCACCGTCCGCGGCGTGCGCGTCCCCGACCTCGCGAACATCACCACCACCTCCACCGCCTCCCGACCGCCAGGACAGGACACCCCATGA